CCTCGAGTAGGACATCAAACAGGCAGGGAAGTCATATAATGAGACCTGGTCAGCAACCCGACCAAGTTGTAGTAGATTAAGCTAAATGAATTAACCAGGATGGGCCCAgatcctttctttgattcacTTATACTAAAAACTAACTATTAAGACAACTCATTGTATGTagtcaaaatatatttattaaacaaCAATGTAAATTACAAGCAATAATAAtaccaaaaaataataatcatggAAAAATGAATTAGAGAACTTTACATGTACAATAACAAATAGGTAGTCATGTAACACAGGATATTAAAGTAGTCGTGTTTATTTTTTCTACatattcaataattttaagaatatttcttaTTTCAACAGACATTCGAACAAAGTTATCCATACAGTTTATTGAACCCTACCATTAGGACACTATGTCAAGTATTCACCCATTGGTTGTAAAAATGTCATGTGTTTTTTCATGTTGCCCAATTCATCACTTTTACATTGCTCAATTCATTgcattacataaaaaaaaatgatgtgATCTCCTTTGTAGCACGTGGATCAACCTCAAGGATTTAAGTGAAAATGGAACATGACAGCCCGGACTGACCCAGGAAAGGACAAAATATCCTGCCAGTTGATCTGACCAGAGTCAGTGGGGCCGGCTTTTTATGAGCTAGGTTTGCAAATGTCATACCGAAAACTATATCCATAAATCTCTAGCAAAAATAAGATGTGCAGATTGGGAAAAAATTGGTTTTTAGTAGTTCACAAGTGGGTCATATCACTTGGAAAATTTGCACAGTTATCATCGAATTCAATCGAGGGTCTCAATAAACCAATAACTTAAATTCAGCCGAGACATGTGGATGAAAGGCTTGCACTGTATGCCAACAATACCTGAaggggtgtgtgtgtgttattCAATCGCATCCAGATCTCTCTTCGAAACCAAGGTAGTTACTAGATGCTAACTGCGACCAACAGGGTTTTCAAAACTGATATTGAACATGTGCATTCATTCAAGAATACGATCAACTTGCTGGGGTATGTAAAGGTATGTTTTCATAGTGAAAACTGTTTGATACTAAAATCACAAAGAATTATCGTCCTACTCCTAGGATACAGCTAAATCTCAAGAATCATACAATCCTTGCTCGTGAATCACTTATTAAGGTCCATTAAATTAAGGAATTGGATAAAAATTTAATGTGATTAAATATTCTAACTCGTgacattgattatgagatgAATTCGAAATTCATTGaggtttatattttttaaaattcctAAGCTGTACATGGTCAATATGTGACTTCTAAGAACGAGATCCAGTGCTTGTCATGAAAATCAATTCAACAGATTTTATTGTTTTACAATGTATAAGATTCTTGAATTATTATTTGTGTAAAAATTGTTTTGTAATCGACATCTAAGCCACATCTAGAAAGCAGCAGACCCGCTGTGACCCATCAGAGTGCGAACTTCAAAATTCAACTAAGTCACACATGTTCCtgagttcactaaattatttttgtGACCATTGTTTGATTCAGACTTATTTCAGTGGGTTATCGATCATCCCATGGTAGACACAATGAATGAGCATCATAATCGCTATATGCAACTTATTTATTGTATGAATCAATCATTCTGTAGCAAAGAAAACAGAAGTTTTTGTTTTTCCACCATATGTTgagttctttttctttttttataagaaacgtTTTTTTATTAATGATATGATAAGAACTAAGTATATCAATGGACTAGTGGTCCACTTTTATAATGAATTACATACTATCAAAGTCGTAATAATGACACACATAAGTCCAATCTCGCAATATATCTAATATCGAGACATTCTTGAAATCATCATGTGTGCCGATCCACATAGCAACTTTGATCTTGCTTTTTTTTACAACAATGTTCTCTAGTTTCTTCCTTGTCATAAAAAATTCTTCTATTTCTTTTCAGCCATACTATTTAGCATATGCTATGAACCACGACTTGCCAAAAAATTCTTTCCCTCGTACTAGTTAGTTGTCCTAAACCCATAGAGAATAAATCCATCGTTGACTTCGGCATCACCCAAACCAATCCAAGCTCTTGCAAAGCTCTAGCCCACATGCCGATCGTGAATTGAAAATGGATGAGCATATGATCCCCAGTTTTTGTTTCCTTTCTACACAACACACACCAATTTGGGTACATAGCAATTGAGGGCCACCATTTTTGCATCATCTCCGAGGACAATAGCTTAGCCTGAGTCGCTGTCCGCGAAAATACCTGAATCTTTTTTGGAACTGGATCCTTCCAAATATGATGGAAAAGAGGAAAAAATGGAAAACGAGTATGGGAAAAAAAGGACTTGTAGAAGGATTTGACTGAGAAAATACAAGAATAATCCCCTCTCCACACACGAAAATCATCTATCCCTTCAAACAACCTAGTTGTCTCTAACACACCTAATAACTCGAACAACTGAAATAGCTCTTCATCTCTGATAGCCCTTCTAAAATGAAAATCCCATGATTGAGTAGACGTGGCATTATCAAAAGGGACAACATGAGAAATAGGCGAATTATAACCGTTGATAACTCAAATAATGCCAGAAAAAATTCTATAAAAGAAGAATCTCCCCACCACCTGTCTTTCCAAAATCTAACATTATTACCTCCTCtcaacactacaagaaaaacggcCAACGACAACgcacatacgacaacggttttcttgaaaaaccgttgtcgtatattttttaacaacggttttagtgaaaaccgttgtcgtagatatGTTTTGACACAAAACCGTTGTTTTTTAGGGGGTCAACGccaacggttttctaaaaaaTGTTGTCTTTTAACGTTTTTTAGGGCAAAAGAGAACGGTTCCATGAACTGTTGTCTTTTGGCGagtttttttggacaatcaacaacggtttttgaaaactgttgtcgattagcgtgtttttttgacaaacgacaacagtttttttaAACCTTTGACTGTTAGCGtttttttttggacaatcgacaacgggTTTAAAAACCTTTTTCGATTAGCGTGGTTTTTGGACAAAGAATAACTGTATTGGAAAACGTTGCCatttttagcgacggattttctaaaaccgtcgctaactctagcgacggttttgctaacggtttttacaaaaccgtcgctaatttcaaattagcgacggttttagaacttaatagcgacggttttaagaaaattcgtcgcatgtttaaaattagcgactgttttaCAACACCCGTCGCTAAacatgcgacggtttttaaaactgTCGCTACATTTACCGATGATTTTCCAAAAACAGCCCCTACATTTGACAAAACCGTcgcttagcgacggtttaacaaAAAACCGTCACAAAAGCTCTATAAATAACTCAATTTCCGGTCCATTTTCctccacaacacttaaaatttttccctcttacacaattttatcatttcacacaacacttaaaatttttctcactattTCATAACACTtataatttttctctcttacacaattttatcacttcacccaacacttaaaatttttctcactacttcataacacttaaaatttttctcactacttcataacacttaaaatttatctctcttacacgattttattacttcacaacacttaaaatttttctcatttacatgattttagtttcgattgttagtttcttttagatttattaaattattaaagaattttttttaaatttttcgaaacaaattagcgacggaaatcatgattaaaaactgtcgctaaaattagcgacgatcTATATAAACGAACCGTCGCTACTTTTAACGACGATTTAAATAACCGTCGCTTATTTTAGCGATTGTGTTGATtagttttcaaaaaccgtcgcaaattctaCCTACCACAACGGATAAAAACCGTTGTGGTTGAACGAaatttcaacaacaccctcagttacatcatattttaaaaaagctacgacaacggataaaatctgTTGTCGTATtccgtttttgttgtagtgcacCTTAATTGAAACGCGCTGCTGAAAAGTCGAGTATATTCGGGAAATAAACTTTCATGGGCACTCGAACGTAAAGTTTCTTGCTAACCCTGCATTCCACCCATTCTCTTGTAAACCATATATACTTACAATGATTTTCTTCCGCAACGTCCCATTTTCCGCATAAAATCTCCACCACCAATTCCCCAACATGGCCTTGTTTCTCAAAATAATATCCCAACACCCAATCTgcctttttccttaggtttatcATTATCTTCTGATATTTTTGTTTTAGACCGTTATAAATACAGAATTACACTTAAGTCTCTACACGATAAAGATCCACAACTTATTAGATACATTAAAACTAAATAACCTGAAACCTTAGttgatcactttattttggATTTAACTTAATAAACAACTTATAACACATAATTATATACATATAAgctcatataaataaaattgaaccATCAGAAATTACTTAATTGGAAAAttgatgtttattttttttatgaagggAATTGTAAACATTTTGTTGTTTGATATAATTGGAGTTAATGGTGTAGCCGTCACTTCTGCATTTAATGTGTGAATTTACTCTTATAATTTTGATAGTAATTTTATGTGTGAATTTACTGCTATAATTTGGATAGTTTCGAAACTAGAAGTAGCTCGAATCCAATACGAACTCGAGCTTTGGTTCGAGCCAAGTTCAAACTAAAATTCAAACTTTGAATCGAGCTTGTAAATGTTCAGTCAAAATCGAGCTCAAGCTCAGATTCTAAAATCTTCATGAAGTTCAGTTCGGTTCGGATCGATAACACCCCTTGATATAATACTGGATCAtatcaaatatttcattttaaattaaaataattcaatacaTAATGGGTTTGGAGATTATAAATGTGCCTTAAAAATCATACCGAGCATTTCGTACTTTAACACAGTTCACACTttccaaaatataatattagCATCTCACCAACGTACTTCTCATTATTATTTATCTGTATATATCACAGCGACGGACTCGCAGCCCATCGAAAAAGAATCCACCAGCAACAATATTTTTCTACTAATTTCAGTAGTCCATCTTTCTTATCCTGATGATTTACAAAGAAGAGTAatattttcgatttaaaaggtaataatttttcattaatCGGGTCGGGTTGGAGACTCGTCTCATAAAACTAATCCGTACGTAAGACAATCTCGTAAGAATTTTTGTGTAAATAATTGGGTTCTTAAAGTTATCCACCATGGTATTTTGATGGAGTTTATCATTATATTAATGTAAAACAAAAAGTGttttatgtgtgtgtgtgtgtgtgcaattattaaataaaattgtattcttcatgaaataaaaatatattaacatttaaaattggAATTTTCGTTTTAACGCATATTAGgtttatttattttagaaaaacataattaaaagtTCATAGTTTGTATGGACATATATGTGTCTTGATCGCCTAGCCAAATTCCAATTATATATTATaactctaattaattaatttggaGTTcccttattttcttttaaaagttTATTATTACATTTTTAGTCATCCAATTATGATTTTTGTATCTTGTAATAAAACTTGTACTAATGAATTTATTTGGACTAAGAGATATTAATTACATATTACTTTTATTTCGATGGAATTTGAAATCCATCATATcagttaattaaaaattaaaagcgGTGGATTTCCAATCAATAGAATTCGAAAGTATATGCATCAAACAAGCGCAAAAGATATGAACtttaaaatgaaaattatgaaatttCAAATCGTTTAATCCAAATACACGCGCGTACGTGTCTAACGAATAGATGACATAAAAGGATTAAACGGGTTGTAATTATAAATACTAATTACCCATCGATGATCATACTTGTAGTGATAAGTGACATACTGATCAATACCCTCATTTGGTTGTTCATGGTACTCAATGGGGCAACCCTATACCCTATAACTTTCTGGCAATCAGCCACAAATCTGTTGCACTTTTCTTCATTAAACAACATACTATTATAATCTCTCTTTGCAAATGCCAAGCTTGCATCTTCGAATTCATTCAACAAGAATCCATACGCAGTCTCGCAAATCACGTAAAGATCGTGAGTAATCTTGTCCTTCGCTCTGTTTTTCGATTCTGTCACGAATATGCGAGCATCTGTACCATGTACCAATGTTTGTTCGACCGCAATTTCACACAATCGCGTGATATCTGCGTTTGGATCATTCGCGTTTTTATTAAAAACACCTGCACAAAACCCGTAGTTTTCCGTCGAACGACATATTCTCTCGACCAACTCTTGAGTACTGCTCAACGATGGTCGAAACGAAAGAGAGAGGACGACCATCGCGATCATCGACCACGAGGAAAAAAGGGATAAATAACGCATTTAATTAATATCTTGGGAGTTCTCGATATAACATGCAATGataacaaaattaaattatgtAGTTTGAAGGATGAaggttggtatatatatatatatataaaatggtgatatatatataaatatcacCATTTTCAAATGAATTAACTGAGGTTGACCagtaattttaatatatattaagaTTCAATACATAGATTTTATCAGAATTTATGTTCGATTTGATCATTTGACTAAAATAAATACTATTCTTCGTTTGGACttttctaaaaaataaattaattaaattttttaccaGATATTTTCACTAGAGTTTTATAATTAAACATGATTAGATGAATTAATCATATATGGTAAGTATTTTAAATCGTATAAAGCATAAACATATGCATTATTTTAACTAATTTGGTGTCTTGTAGACGAGTTCAAAATCATTTGAATTGAAGTtagaatatattttataaatccATTTTATTATTATGGTGAAAAATAATAATCCACCAAGTGTATTAACGTCGTTCTGTATATAGTAAATTTCACATACTCATCAATCCATatctaaattaaataaattgatgGAAATAATTTAAACGACAACTCGTTAAAATTTTCGAATTGTAAtgtctttaatttttttatgtcgATGAAACCCATGACCGCTACTTTTTTATGTGCACTGTATATATAAACTCTGGACTAATACTAGTAGTGTGCAAACATTTACGTTCGTCAAAATTCCTATATCCGCTACATGAAACTCAATTTTGTGGATGGCATCATTCTATATCTGCTTGTGGAACCGATTATTgttaatttaaaatacattataCGTTCGGCTAATCTTTTGTTGCTCATTCAATAGTACACTCAGATTATATTTTTACCTGTCAAaccttttatttaaatttttattgtattatgctttattttatcGTCAAAGTGATAATATTATAGAGAAGAGGCATTCtaagaaattaaattttgtgGGTTTTAGAGACAAAAAATAATCAGTATATACAACTTATCCATTTGTTTAAGACTAGTGGATCGTAAATCTAAACAAAAAATAAGACAAATTGGTTTTAGTGATGGATCGGAATTTAAGTTTTTATGTAAGattctgtagtgacccgttccagaatcacctactaatcaagaactaagcatgcgattaacttaattaaaaacaatcagaaataaaggcggaaaactgtcaccaaaagatagttatacaacccaaacgaaatcaggacaactcaaaatatattcggtacaaccatatcgaatagaatagtactgaaaactaaaccaaccagctactcactgtcctcctcctgctcttcctgagccatccaacctgaggcctgccccatgggaatggggtgtccaagataaacaaaaccgatgacgtgagcgataagaacgtccagtacaaaagcatgagtatacaagcctatatgaaatgcacatgctatgatatgataccagggtagtcaagaaacaggagtaacaaaggatctcaaaatgctcagtctagaggcgccaagtggatagtgccgcgcggtactcctctgggtcactgcatccactacaagaacagacgtggacctaaaatgtcccggatcaccgaagccctccggacccgtcggccactgtgtactctcggtgtccatgcgtccacaagacaagacagggctgagcggccccacaagatatagcttatctcgaaagagatacagctcaacagtaaaggctatctcgaaggagatacggctcaacatgaaatgcaacatgcatcataaaacgtgacataatagcatgcatcatatgacatatatcaatgcaccacataatcatgcaacacatataaggatgtatactcgaccaggatatctcggatagtactttcgtacctctatcacagcaagcctagccttacgcaacaccgctaatcaggtctagaacaagcctacgcatcaaaagcatacccaatgaacaatactaccatgctcgactagcaaaaccagtaccaccaaaggtttagggtttaccttcgtccgtcgacagccctttgatgttgattgcctcgtaactcaggcgtcactacgctactaatcctggtagctcttggctaacgctcgaccgacaaactaaccctagaaaccttccaaacctctcaaaatgagacacaacttcaagaattgacaaaccaaaatgaggaaatccgagcactatttataggctatgttcggatccaccgaacccacttcggaacgtccgaactcccacgtgtccatcggctcttgacacctcatgatcggatccaccgaacctacacttcgggtcatccgaacttgcatgcaaactgacgtgtcgatcaactcttgacacctcatgatcggatccaccgaacccacttcggatcgtccgaactcttcggtgctaccgaaccatcttcggtccgtccgatcatgaccatggtcaaaattacacattaaaccttcttaatcaccattaatccgttaaatacccaatttggaattcgggctactacattctcccccccttaaaaagatttcgtcctcgaaatcaagtttataggatgaacaaaaactgaaataacaacattgttattataACTCAAtttgttgttgaacacaactgatatttggattacaacggaaaaacaCACACACCTCCATATTACAACcatagtacaactcaaaagagctctggatgctccgaacgcatacgactttctaactcccaagtggcttcttcagtgcctctgcgctgccactgaactaagacaagaggaatgatcttattccgcaataccttgtctttgcgatcgagaatccgcactggtcgttccacgtaagacaaatccgaatttagttgaacttcagagggatgcaagatgtgagactcatctgctatgtatcgtctcaacaaagatacgtggaacacatcatgaatacttgataggtacggcggcaatgcaagtctgtaagccaaatcccccacgctttccaatatttcaaatggaccaataaatctcggagacagcttacccttgagaccaaatctcaaaatcctgcgaaaaggcgaaacttggagaaacactttctcacctggctgaaaataaagaggtcgacgtttggtgttcgcataactagcctgtcgatcctgagcgatcttaatccgcttcttgattattgcaaccttatcaatagcctgctggactaactccggtccctcaacatgtcgttccccaacttcatcccaaaataatggagtacgacaacgtcgcccatacaacgcctcaaatggtgccataccaatactacgatgatagctgttgttgtacgcgaactcaatcaaaggcaaatgatcctgccaagcggttccgaaatccatcacacaagctcgcatcatatcctcaagtgtacggatagtcctctctgtctgaccgtcggtctctggatgataagccgtactcaaacttagtgaagtgcccaatgctgactggaaactaccccaaaatcgtgaggtaaaacgaggatctctgtcactaacaatactgactggcactccatgcaaacgtaaaatctcttgaatatacaatcgagccatacgatcgaaagtgaaatcacggttatatggcagaaaatgagcagacttggtgagtcggtccaccactacccaaatagcatcactattcctcgaagacaatggtaagtgagtaatgaagtccatcgcgatatgctcccacttccattcgggaataggtaagttcaacaataatcctcccggtcgacggtgctctgccttaacctgctgacaaacaagacacttggaaacaaactgataaacgctgcgcttcatccctttccaccaaaatcgtgtcctcaaatctttatacatcttgttgcttcctggatggacactcaacttgcttcgatgggcctgagataagatctcttccctcaaagtatcatcctctggtaccacaacccgattagacaaacacagaagaccattagactgataatggaaattgctatctccaccaaccaaccgagctaatctctgagtcttgagatcagacatctgagcatctcgaatccgagcgaacaaagctggctcagataaaatggtagcaacacgaatgctctccatacctttccgatgtttgaaattaaaacccaacgaacaacaatcctggatagtactaatcatagcactggtctgaagtgtagagactctcaccttgcgactaagagcctcggctgtgagattcgcagagcctggatggtatttgatctcgcagtcataatctttaagtagatccatccaacgacgttgtctcatgttcaactcagcctgagtgaacagatacttcagactcttatgatcagtaaaaatttcaaacttaaccccgtacaagtaatgacgccagatctttagcgcaaacacaatagcagctaattctagatcatgaatagggtacttctcctcgtgaggttttaactgcctggatgcgtaagcgatcacatgaccattctgcgtcaacacacaccctaatccttgaaaagaagcatcggtgtaaacactgaaaccatcagatcctgacggtaacaccaaaacaggtgcagaagtcagaagtcgacgaagctctctgaaactatcttcgcactcagatgaccactcaaatggaacatccttccgagtaagctgcgtcaatggtctagctacctgagagaaattcacgatgaagcgacgataataccctgccagacctagaaaactacggatctcagccaccgtcgtaggacgtgaccaattcagcactgcttcgatcttgctgggatccacagaaattccttccttggaaatcacatgaccaaggaatactacacgatcaatccagaactcgcacttactcagcttagcatacaattgcttctcgcgaagaatctgcaacacaatcctcaagtgttggatatgctcttccacactgtgagaataaatcaagatatcgtcgatgaaaaccacaacaaactgatctagaaaatcccgaaagactcgattcatcagatccatgaacaccgctggcgcattcgtcaatccaaatggcataactagaaactcgtaatgcccatatcgagtacgaaatgcagtcttggaaatatcatcatctctaactctcatctgatgataacccgatcgcaagtcaatcttggagtaaacagaggtaccctgaagctgatcgaacaagtcatcgatacgaggtaatggatacttgtttttgatcgtcacacgattcagctggcgataatcaatacacaatcgcatcgatccatcctttttcttgacaaacaagactggagctccccaaggtgaaacactcgggcgaatataacctttatcaagaagatcctgcaattgctgcttcaattctctcatctctgatggagcaagacgatagggggcacgagaaatcggtgcagtccctggcattaactcaatgccaaattccacctctctaaccggaggaaaaccaggaatctcatctggaaaaacatcaggaaattcacaaaccactggaatatcctctataccaacactacctgtggatgaatcaatcgcatagatgaggtagccttccccgcccgcctctaaagcacgacaggctttcagagcagataccactggcatcggaggtcgcgctccctcaccatagaaaaaccaactagagctctcagtcgtacgaaactgaacaagcttctggtaacaatccacggtagctcggtaggtagtcaaaaggtctatacctagaatacaatcaaaatcttccatctccaggatcataagattcgcaatcaattcgttaccctcaaaatctaagggacaacccatcactagacgcttcgctaacaccgaatgacccatcggagtagaaacagaaagaatgacgtctagagaaacatacggtaacttatgacgcttaacaaatcgtgcagaaatgaatgaatgtgatgctccggtatcaataagaacaaaagcagggataccgcataaacgaaaagtacctgctatgaatctctccgtttcatctgcagcctgatcctggttcagcgca
This Primulina eburnea isolate SZY01 chromosome 2, ASM2296580v1, whole genome shotgun sequence DNA region includes the following protein-coding sequences:
- the LOC140824092 gene encoding uncharacterized protein, with the translated sequence MVVLSLSFRPSLSSTQELVERICRSTENYGFCAGVFNKNANDPNADITRLCEIAVEQTLVHGTDARIFVTESKNRAKDKITHDLYVICETAYGFLLNEFEDASLAFAKRDYNSMLFNEEKCNRFVADCQKVIGYRVAPLSTMNNQMRVLISMSLITTSMIIDG